From the genome of Methanobacterium petrolearium, one region includes:
- a CDS encoding metal-dependent hydrolase family protein → MVYFLIHNGTLIDGNGGKPVKNAGVLINDGKILDCGSEGSITLPDGEIKRINANGGFILPGFIDCHVHIMFTGFRFEDPLFTPLSLYFYQAVENLKKTVDAGVTTVRDAGMADYGVKMAVEEGLISGPRLQISVMPLSITGGHFDTRLKSGHEVKTTYPGLPNSVCDGADEVRKRVREVLRAGADVVKVMVTGGVISANDSPDFPQFTREELQVMVEEASFRNLQVMAHAHGSKGVKNALNAGIKSIEHGTYLDDECIDLLLENDAWLITTQLVNVSNMELLEKGEFPYFSQEDAKNVWINSRESMKKAYQAGVKLVMGTDSGIAPHGQNLRELGFLCDIGMEPMEAIQAGTKKASQLLGMEDKIGTIEEGKLADVVISKTNPLNDIKSLGNPENIILVMKEGNILKNIRKSSFT, encoded by the coding sequence ATGGTGTACTTTTTAATCCATAACGGGACACTCATAGATGGTAATGGTGGTAAACCCGTGAAAAACGCAGGAGTGCTAATAAACGATGGGAAAATCCTTGATTGCGGTAGTGAAGGCTCTATCACACTTCCTGATGGTGAAATTAAACGTATAAATGCCAATGGTGGATTCATACTCCCTGGTTTTATTGACTGCCATGTGCACATCATGTTCACAGGGTTCCGCTTCGAAGACCCCCTATTCACCCCCCTATCATTATACTTCTACCAGGCAGTTGAAAATTTAAAAAAAACTGTAGATGCAGGGGTTACCACGGTAAGAGATGCAGGTATGGCAGATTATGGGGTGAAAATGGCTGTAGAAGAGGGTTTAATTAGTGGTCCTCGCCTTCAGATCAGTGTAATGCCCCTATCAATAACCGGTGGACATTTTGATACCAGATTGAAATCTGGCCATGAGGTGAAAACCACCTACCCTGGCCTGCCCAACTCGGTTTGTGATGGTGCAGATGAAGTCAGGAAAAGAGTTAGGGAAGTTTTAAGGGCAGGTGCAGATGTGGTGAAGGTTATGGTCACGGGAGGAGTGATAAGTGCTAATGACAGTCCAGACTTTCCCCAGTTCACCAGGGAAGAATTGCAGGTAATGGTTGAAGAAGCTTCTTTCCGTAATTTGCAGGTTATGGCCCATGCTCATGGATCAAAAGGTGTTAAAAACGCTTTGAATGCTGGAATAAAATCTATTGAACATGGAACTTACCTGGATGATGAATGCATTGATCTTCTCCTGGAAAATGATGCCTGGCTTATAACCACCCAGCTGGTAAATGTAAGTAATATGGAACTGCTGGAAAAGGGAGAGTTTCCCTATTTCAGCCAGGAAGATGCGAAAAATGTGTGGATAAACAGCCGTGAAAGTATGAAAAAAGCCTACCAGGCCGGAGTGAAATTGGTTATGGGTACAGATAGTGGTATAGCTCCCCATGGTCAGAACTTGCGGGAATTAGGCTTTCTATGTGATATAGGGATGGAACCTATGGAAGCAATACAGGCAGGTACTAAAAAAGCATCTCAATTACTGGGAATGGAAGATAAAATAGGCACAATCGAAGAAGGAAAACTTGCAGATGTGGTTATAAGTAAAACCAACCCACTGAATGATATTAAATCATTGGGAAA
- a CDS encoding DUF5518 domain-containing protein, with amino-acid sequence MDIDWGAVIIGFILSIILGGILAVIIPGVGALLGWLIAGIVVGYMVGGTAGNGAANGAVSGLFGAIIVSILLLIFGTLILGLIGFAAATATSFILIIGSLGVLIIMAVGGAIGAAIKG; translated from the coding sequence ATGGATATTGACTGGGGCGCAGTAATTATTGGATTTATCCTGTCCATAATCCTGGGAGGCATTTTAGCTGTGATTATCCCTGGAGTTGGTGCATTGTTAGGCTGGTTAATAGCAGGAATCGTGGTTGGATATATGGTAGGAGGTACTGCTGGTAATGGTGCGGCAAATGGTGCAGTATCTGGTTTATTCGGAGCAATAATCGTCTCAATATTGCTTTTGATATTCGGAACCCTGATCCTGGGATTAATAGGATTCGCAGCAGCCACGGCGACGTCATTCATACTGATCATAGGATCCTTAGGGGTTTTGATCATAATGGCAGTTGGAGGAGCTATTGGAGCTGCAATCAAAGGATAA
- a CDS encoding DUF5518 domain-containing protein, with the protein MIDQKNVIIGTIIAVILLFILGKLLTGPAYTGIIGSFIALIVAGIVVGYLVNNSVKIGAMNGALAGLLTGVIYIILIYLMSGFSKEVVAFLIIASMWYIPLFILLGVGGGIMGSVIKIYQQGKKSPEDEVPVESPKKDEEK; encoded by the coding sequence ATGATTGATCAAAAAAATGTTATTATTGGAACAATAATTGCTGTAATTCTACTTTTTATTCTAGGAAAGTTACTGACCGGTCCTGCATATACTGGCATCATTGGTAGTTTTATAGCCCTGATTGTGGCAGGTATTGTGGTTGGGTATTTAGTGAACAACAGTGTCAAAATTGGAGCAATGAACGGAGCCCTGGCAGGACTTTTAACTGGTGTAATCTACATTATCTTGATATATCTAATGTCAGGATTTTCAAAAGAAGTGGTTGCATTCCTTATAATAGCCTCCATGTGGTATATTCCTTTATTTATTCTGTTAGGCGTCGGTGGGGGGATAATGGGGTCAGTGATTAAAATATACCAGCAAGGCAAAAAATCCCCAGAAGATGAAGTACCAGTTGAATCCCCTAAAAAAGATGAAGAAAAATAA
- a CDS encoding DUF5518 domain-containing protein — protein sequence MVDWKAVGVGSVVNAVLSIVLTIAFFPLFFLGPIIGGLLATYIGEGDKKDALAEGALTGIIGGLIIGILFIAGFGALSAIIGLIFAKIGILAGAMTLIAGVFITVVVMFLGAVLGAIGGVIGVEIRENGQGNEIEV from the coding sequence ATGGTAGACTGGAAAGCAGTGGGAGTTGGATCTGTTGTCAATGCAGTTTTATCTATTGTTTTAACCATTGCATTTTTCCCCCTATTCTTTTTAGGCCCAATAATAGGAGGATTACTGGCAACCTATATTGGAGAAGGGGATAAAAAGGATGCCCTGGCAGAAGGTGCATTAACTGGTATCATAGGTGGGCTGATTATTGGTATACTGTTTATAGCAGGATTCGGAGCTTTAAGTGCCATAATCGGTTTAATATTTGCAAAAATCGGCATTCTGGCAGGAGCAATGACTCTTATTGCAGGAGTCTTCATCACCGTGGTGGTGATGTTTTTAGGGGCAGTTCTGGGTGCAATTGGTGGTGTAATTGGTGTTGAAATCCGGGAAAACGGTCAGGGTAATGAAATTGAAGTTTAA
- a CDS encoding DUF126 domain-containing protein, with amino-acid sequence MTPNVIPCRKISRGKAQGEVIISHDPLSFLGGVDPDTGNVRDRGHELYQQNISGKILVIPSGKGSTVGSYVIFQMAKNNTAPLAIIAQEAEPIIATGAIMASIPMVDHPEEDFLEILTNGDLVEVDADSGIIKIKK; translated from the coding sequence ATGACCCCTAACGTTATACCGTGCCGTAAAATTTCCCGTGGAAAAGCCCAGGGTGAAGTTATCATATCCCATGATCCTTTAAGTTTCCTGGGTGGTGTTGACCCAGATACTGGAAATGTTAGAGATAGAGGGCATGAACTCTACCAACAGAATATTAGTGGTAAAATATTGGTTATTCCCTCTGGTAAAGGCTCTACTGTGGGATCTTATGTGATCTTCCAGATGGCTAAAAATAACACTGCTCCCCTGGCAATCATTGCCCAAGAAGCAGAGCCCATAATCGCTACCGGAGCCATTATGGCCAGTATCCCCATGGTTGACCATCCAGAAGAAGATTTTCTTGAGATTTTAACCAACGGTGATCTGGTGGAAGTTGACGCAGATTCAGGGATTATTAAAATAAAAAAATAG
- the purB gene encoding adenylosuccinate lyase, which produces MAIHPIEFRYGTPEMKRIWESEHKLQKMLEVEAALAEAEAQLKLIPEEAAIEISKKANIQYVTKERVDEIERETNHDIASMVKALAEVCDGDAGEYVHFGATSNDIIDSSQSMLLKDSIEIIQEKVEHLARIILKLADENKRMVCIGRTHGQHALPTTYGMKFALWADELHRQYDRLETCKGRLCVGMMTGAVGTTAALGEDGLDVHLKVSEILGLPPVLISNQVVQRDNHAEYIMCLANLASTLDKIALEIRNLQRTEIKEVGESFDPEKQVGSSTMPHKMNPITAERICGVSRIIKAYPSPALQNNALWHERDLTNSSSERIMLPEASILTDYILKLTIRLMEKLVFYPENIEKDLNLTGGLIMAERFMAELTRRGMGRQTAYALVRKCALEANKSGMGLKDVILQQGEIKNYLTPEEVDEIMDPHTYLGSSVKIVEKVLDESEKWF; this is translated from the coding sequence ATGGCTATTCACCCTATAGAATTTCGTTACGGAACCCCTGAGATGAAAAGAATCTGGGAATCAGAACATAAACTTCAAAAAATGCTGGAAGTTGAAGCTGCCCTGGCAGAAGCAGAAGCCCAGCTTAAATTAATTCCTGAAGAAGCTGCAATTGAAATTAGCAAGAAAGCAAACATTCAATACGTTACCAAGGAAAGAGTGGATGAAATCGAACGGGAAACCAACCATGACATTGCTTCAATGGTTAAAGCATTAGCTGAAGTGTGTGATGGTGATGCTGGAGAATACGTGCACTTTGGTGCCACTTCCAATGACATCATTGACAGTTCCCAGTCAATGCTTCTCAAGGACTCCATTGAAATTATCCAGGAGAAAGTAGAACACCTGGCCAGGATCATCCTTAAACTTGCTGATGAAAATAAGAGAATGGTTTGTATTGGCAGGACCCATGGCCAGCACGCCCTCCCCACTACTTATGGGATGAAATTCGCCTTATGGGCTGATGAACTTCACCGACAATATGATCGGTTAGAAACATGCAAAGGAAGGTTGTGCGTTGGAATGATGACCGGAGCAGTTGGTACCACTGCGGCCCTGGGTGAAGATGGACTGGATGTTCATCTTAAGGTTTCGGAAATATTGGGACTTCCTCCCGTACTGATATCCAACCAGGTGGTGCAGAGGGATAACCATGCCGAATACATTATGTGCCTGGCTAACCTTGCAAGTACTCTGGATAAAATAGCTCTGGAAATCCGTAACCTGCAACGTACAGAGATCAAAGAAGTAGGGGAAAGTTTCGACCCGGAAAAACAGGTGGGCTCCAGTACCATGCCCCATAAAATGAACCCTATCACTGCTGAGAGAATTTGTGGTGTTTCCAGGATTATAAAAGCATATCCTTCACCTGCTCTTCAGAATAATGCCCTGTGGCATGAAAGGGATCTGACTAACTCGTCATCTGAGAGGATCATGCTCCCTGAGGCGTCCATCCTCACTGATTACATCTTAAAGTTGACCATCAGGTTAATGGAAAAACTGGTTTTTTACCCGGAAAACATTGAAAAGGATCTTAATTTAACAGGTGGACTTATCATGGCCGAACGTTTCATGGCCGAACTCACCAGGAGAGGTATGGGAAGACAAACTGCCTACGCCCTGGTCCGAAAGTGTGCTCTGGAAGCCAATAAATCCGGAATGGGTTTGAAAGATGTTATACTTCAACAGGGAGAGATAAAAAATTATTTAACTCCTGAAGAAGTTGATGAGATCATGGATCCACATACATATCTGGGATCTTCTGTAAAGATTGTGGAAAAGGTTTTAGATGAATCTGAAAAATGGTTTTAA
- a CDS encoding preprotein translocase subunit Sec61beta — protein MAKKEKKYLPPSGAGLVRYFEEETKGPKLSPEQVIIMTIVLAVFCIALRFSYS, from the coding sequence TTGGCAAAAAAAGAAAAAAAATACCTCCCACCAAGTGGGGCGGGTCTGGTCAGATACTTTGAAGAGGAAACCAAAGGCCCCAAACTCAGCCCGGAACAGGTTATCATTATGACCATAGTTCTGGCTGTTTTCTGCATCGCCCTCAGGTTTTCCTATTCCTAA
- the polC gene encoding DNA polymerase II large subunit: MGYFETLEEETEQAYAVAREARKKGHDIETEPEVPLAKNLAERVEGLVGPPGIAKHIKELEEGRSREEVAFYVAKEIVTSEDVVEADPGNKNQYKIKEEAADQAVRTALSILTEGVVAAPLEGIAKVAIKRNFDQTWYLAVYFTGPIRSAGGTASALAVLIADYIRHHMNLDIYKPTDREIERYVEEAELYESEVTNLQYSPSPDEMRLAAKNVPVEVTGEPTDQVEVSHRDLERVETNNLRGGALLALVEGVIQKAPKVLKYAKMLEIEGWDWLADLSKTKKSDKDEETEEDAKDEAAKVDDKYMRDIIGGRPVLAYPQAKGGFRLRYGRSRNTGLAAMGVHPATMEIVEFLAVGTQMKIERPGKGNCVVPCDSIDGPIVKLRNGDVVKVESVEEARQIRSKVVEIIYLGDMLVAFGEFLRNNHPLLPAGWCDEWWIQLLEKSPNYDENHQEEIHHILKNDKITAKMAFDLSKKYEIPLHPDYTYFYHDVTKKDMNTLRTWLTENSSDKNIKNNLSLNMGPQKRILEALGVPHTVSDGKIILGEDEAYALVNTLTEPLETEKDIETLEALNRVSPVEIMAKAPIYLGGRVGRPEKTKERMMKPAPHALFPIGIYGGSRRNIIDAARKGSITVEIARCKCTNPECGVGSMQAVCPVCGARTVPSTSGKKRINLANLLRKAYQNSGVRKLDEIKGVQGMISEDKFPEPLEKGILRAKNGVYTFKDATIRHDSTDLPLTHFIPREIGVTPQKLRELGYSEDIKGAELTREDQIVELRIQDLVISEACAEYLMRVSHFIDDLLENFYDVEPYYRVKTKEDLVGHLAVGLAPHTSAGVLGRIIGFTKAAACYAHPYFHSAKRRNCDSDEDSVMLLMDALINFSKVYLPSSRGGRMDAPLVLSSRIDPEEIDDESHNIDTMETLPLELYQKTLEGAKPSDVLDLVNNVQKRLGTDEQYHGLIYSHETSSIHQGPKICLYKTLPTMKEKVDEQIKLAERIRAVDQKGVVEGVLNSHFLPDMAGNIRAFARQKVRCTKCNKKYRRIPLSGECTCGGNLILSISKGSVTKYLEISKELAGRYPIDPYLVQRIELLESGINSLFESDRSKQSSLDVFL, encoded by the coding sequence ATGGGATACTTTGAAACCTTAGAAGAGGAAACTGAACAGGCATATGCGGTGGCCAGGGAAGCCCGGAAGAAAGGACATGATATTGAAACTGAACCAGAAGTTCCACTGGCAAAAAACCTGGCCGAACGTGTTGAAGGATTAGTTGGCCCTCCAGGCATAGCTAAACACATTAAAGAACTTGAAGAAGGAAGATCTAGGGAAGAAGTTGCTTTTTACGTTGCTAAAGAGATTGTAACATCAGAAGATGTGGTGGAAGCCGACCCTGGTAACAAAAACCAGTATAAGATAAAAGAAGAGGCTGCAGATCAGGCGGTGAGAACTGCACTGTCCATACTCACTGAGGGGGTGGTGGCTGCTCCACTGGAAGGCATAGCCAAGGTAGCCATAAAAAGGAACTTTGATCAGACATGGTATCTGGCTGTGTACTTCACAGGCCCCATTAGGAGTGCAGGAGGAACAGCATCTGCACTGGCGGTTCTAATAGCAGATTACATAAGACACCATATGAATTTAGATATCTATAAACCTACTGATAGGGAGATAGAGCGTTATGTGGAGGAAGCAGAGCTATATGAGTCAGAGGTAACTAATCTGCAGTACTCTCCTTCTCCCGACGAAATGCGCTTAGCAGCTAAAAACGTGCCAGTGGAAGTCACTGGAGAACCAACTGACCAGGTAGAAGTTTCCCACCGTGACTTGGAACGGGTTGAGACCAACAATTTGCGTGGAGGTGCCCTCCTGGCATTGGTGGAGGGTGTTATTCAGAAGGCACCCAAAGTATTGAAGTATGCTAAGATGCTGGAGATTGAAGGTTGGGACTGGCTGGCTGATCTTTCAAAGACCAAAAAATCTGATAAAGATGAAGAAACTGAGGAGGATGCCAAAGATGAGGCAGCCAAAGTTGATGATAAGTACATGCGGGATATCATTGGTGGAAGGCCTGTTTTAGCATATCCACAGGCAAAAGGAGGTTTTCGTTTAAGGTATGGTCGATCCAGGAATACAGGACTGGCAGCCATGGGTGTGCACCCTGCCACCATGGAAATCGTGGAATTTTTGGCGGTAGGAACCCAGATGAAAATCGAAAGACCAGGAAAAGGGAACTGTGTAGTGCCCTGTGACAGTATAGATGGGCCCATTGTGAAACTGAGAAATGGAGACGTGGTAAAAGTAGAATCAGTGGAAGAAGCCCGCCAAATAAGGTCAAAAGTGGTGGAAATAATTTATTTAGGTGACATGCTGGTGGCTTTTGGTGAATTCCTCAGAAATAACCATCCACTACTCCCTGCAGGATGGTGTGATGAATGGTGGATTCAACTACTGGAAAAATCACCCAACTATGATGAAAATCACCAAGAAGAGATTCACCATATACTTAAAAATGATAAAATAACTGCAAAAATGGCATTTGACCTTTCAAAAAAGTATGAAATCCCATTACACCCTGATTACACTTATTTCTATCATGATGTAACCAAAAAAGACATGAACACTTTAAGAACATGGTTAACTGAAAATTCAAGTGATAAAAACATTAAAAACAATTTATCATTGAATATGGGGCCTCAAAAGAGGATATTGGAGGCCCTGGGAGTTCCTCACACAGTAAGTGATGGAAAAATCATCTTAGGTGAGGATGAGGCTTATGCACTGGTTAACACCTTAACAGAACCTTTAGAAACTGAAAAGGACATTGAAACTCTGGAAGCCTTGAACCGGGTTTCACCCGTGGAAATAATGGCTAAAGCACCCATATATCTTGGTGGAAGGGTGGGCAGACCTGAGAAAACCAAGGAAAGAATGATGAAACCTGCACCACATGCTCTATTTCCCATTGGAATTTATGGGGGCAGTAGGAGGAACATAATTGATGCTGCAAGAAAGGGAAGCATCACCGTGGAAATTGCTCGATGTAAATGCACCAACCCTGAATGTGGAGTGGGGTCCATGCAAGCGGTTTGCCCAGTTTGCGGAGCCCGCACAGTACCTAGCACTTCAGGGAAAAAGAGAATCAATCTGGCCAATCTCCTGAGAAAAGCCTACCAGAACTCTGGAGTGCGTAAACTGGATGAAATCAAGGGAGTGCAGGGAATGATATCCGAGGATAAATTCCCCGAACCCCTGGAGAAGGGAATCCTACGGGCAAAAAATGGTGTTTACACCTTCAAAGATGCAACCATCCGCCATGATTCCACCGATCTTCCACTTACCCATTTCATACCACGGGAGATAGGAGTAACTCCTCAAAAACTCCGTGAACTCGGTTACTCTGAGGATATTAAAGGTGCAGAACTTACAAGGGAAGACCAAATAGTTGAACTCCGTATACAGGATCTGGTAATATCCGAAGCCTGTGCAGAGTACCTGATGCGGGTTTCTCACTTTATAGATGATCTTCTGGAAAATTTCTATGATGTGGAGCCCTACTATCGGGTTAAAACTAAAGAAGACCTGGTAGGGCACCTGGCAGTGGGACTGGCACCTCACACTTCAGCGGGGGTACTGGGGAGGATTATAGGATTCACCAAGGCCGCAGCGTGCTATGCTCATCCATATTTCCATTCAGCCAAGCGTAGGAATTGTGACAGTGATGAAGATTCAGTAATGTTACTGATGGATGCGTTGATAAACTTCTCCAAGGTTTACCTACCCAGTAGCAGGGGAGGGAGGATGGATGCGCCGCTGGTTCTTTCATCCCGTATAGATCCTGAAGAGATCGATGATGAATCCCACAACATAGACACCATGGAAACCTTGCCCCTGGAACTCTACCAGAAAACCCTGGAAGGGGCCAAACCATCCGATGTCCTGGACCTGGTGAACAACGTCCAGAAACGATTGGGAACTGATGAACAATACCATGGATTGATCTATTCCCATGAAACATCCAGCATACATCAGGGACCAAAAATCTGCCTCTATAAAACATTACCCACCATGAAGGAAAAGGTGGATGAACAGATCAAACTGGCAGAAAGAATACGTGCCGTGGACCAGAAGGGAGTGGTAGAAGGAGTGTTAAACTCCCACTTTCTACCAGACATGGCAGGGAATATAAGGGCTTTTGCCCGGCAAAAAGTGCGTTGCACGAAATGTAACAAGAAATATCGGCGCATACCCCTCAGTGGAGAGTGTACATGCGGTGGAAATCTTATATTAAGTATATCTAAGGGGTCAGTGACTAAATACCTGGAAATATCCAAGGAATTAGCGGGAAGATATCCCATAGACCCTTACCTGGTGCAAAGAATTGAACTTTTGGAGTCAGGAATTAACTCCCTATTTGAAAGTGACCGATCCAAGCAGAGTTCACTAGATGTGTTCTTGTAG
- the nrdD gene encoding anaerobic ribonucleoside-triphosphate reductase yields MKDARIIAAIPTKAENCVLKNNGIFEKFSHEKILKSCLMAGAPLWAAEKISSQAATAAYDGVTTKEIKMWVYDSLKRVDTKMADKYLRTNQLRVRTSRDTIETFDKAKIEKTLVVETGASPELADQIATEVWKEVKKLDVEYLTAPMLREIVNTKLVEHGLETYRRRYTRLGIPVFNITNLIENGSRDNANMIHNPETVHKYVADEALKQYALLHILPNELADAHMGGDIHIHDLEFFAGRPLNCLQHDLRLFIKHGLKVDGTGDHTSVAGPPNHIETLMNHSGEIMLAAQQNMSGGQAMCLWNVFVAPFAAGLPYDKVKQAVQMFIYNLNMAYAARGSQVPFTSINMEFTVPDFLQDVPAYGPKGKLMGVYGDFEDETRALQRAFTEILMKGDSDGKPHLFPNTIYVLRDEVLKDEFAEDLSLVHELSAKYGSAYFVNMLPKYRGNLANYMGCRTSLSDNWTGDWEQDCLRTGNLAYVTINLPRIAYQSRDEEDIFEYLDGHLQLAEQVLLLRREQAMNCLNDFNLLPFLTQETEGGRYYHVENSTLSFGFVGLNEMLLSHCGAGIDDEDARNLGLKVIKFMNQRANELKDETGYRWTVLQTPAESTAYRFATLDREKFQNDVITQGDQQAAYYTNSSHVPVNSDVNLAEKIRIEGKFHPLTLGGHIFHAFMGEAHSDPQSLMSLTDKIARKSDIGFWAYSSALSFCIKCKTLMKGLQNQCATCGEQKEVEWYDRITGYVQQVGRSKSASGGWNPGKMKELQDRRRY; encoded by the coding sequence ATGAAGGATGCACGTATTATTGCTGCGATACCAACCAAAGCGGAAAACTGTGTTTTAAAAAACAATGGGATATTTGAGAAGTTTAGCCACGAGAAAATATTAAAATCCTGTCTCATGGCAGGTGCTCCCTTGTGGGCAGCGGAAAAAATATCTTCTCAGGCAGCTACAGCTGCTTATGATGGTGTAACCACTAAGGAAATCAAAATGTGGGTTTACGATTCCTTAAAGCGTGTGGACACTAAAATGGCCGATAAATACCTTAGAACTAATCAGTTACGTGTTCGAACGTCCAGAGATACAATAGAGACTTTTGACAAGGCTAAAATTGAGAAAACATTGGTTGTCGAGACTGGTGCCAGTCCTGAACTGGCTGACCAAATAGCTACAGAAGTGTGGAAAGAAGTTAAAAAGCTGGATGTGGAATACCTCACCGCCCCTATGCTCAGGGAAATAGTAAACACCAAATTGGTAGAACACGGACTTGAAACCTATAGGCGCCGCTACACCAGGCTAGGGATACCTGTATTCAACATCACCAACCTCATTGAGAATGGGAGCCGGGATAATGCCAACATGATACACAACCCGGAAACTGTGCACAAATATGTGGCTGATGAAGCTCTTAAACAGTACGCCCTCCTTCATATATTACCTAACGAACTTGCTGACGCCCATATGGGTGGGGACATACATATACATGACCTGGAGTTCTTTGCAGGACGTCCCCTTAACTGTTTGCAGCATGATTTACGATTATTCATTAAACATGGATTAAAAGTGGATGGAACTGGAGACCACACCAGTGTGGCAGGACCACCCAACCACATTGAAACTCTGATGAACCATTCTGGGGAAATAATGCTGGCAGCCCAGCAAAACATGAGTGGTGGCCAAGCAATGTGCCTATGGAATGTTTTTGTGGCCCCATTCGCTGCCGGACTCCCCTATGATAAGGTTAAACAGGCAGTGCAGATGTTCATCTACAACTTGAACATGGCCTACGCTGCCCGAGGTAGTCAGGTTCCTTTCACTTCCATAAACATGGAATTCACTGTTCCGGACTTCCTGCAAGACGTACCAGCATATGGACCTAAAGGCAAATTGATGGGAGTATATGGGGACTTTGAAGATGAAACCCGTGCTTTACAACGTGCATTCACAGAAATACTCATGAAGGGAGATTCTGATGGCAAACCCCACCTTTTCCCCAACACCATCTACGTTCTCAGGGATGAAGTACTCAAGGATGAATTCGCCGAGGATCTGAGTCTGGTGCACGAGTTATCAGCCAAGTATGGAAGCGCGTACTTCGTTAACATGCTACCAAAATACAGGGGTAACCTGGCCAACTACATGGGATGCCGTACCAGTTTAAGTGACAACTGGACTGGGGACTGGGAACAGGACTGCCTCAGAACAGGTAACTTGGCCTACGTTACTATTAACCTGCCCAGAATTGCTTATCAATCCAGGGATGAAGAAGACATCTTTGAATATTTGGATGGACACCTGCAACTAGCAGAACAGGTTCTCCTACTGCGCAGGGAACAGGCCATGAACTGTCTGAATGACTTTAACCTCCTTCCCTTCTTAACTCAGGAAACAGAGGGAGGTCGTTACTATCATGTGGAAAACTCCACCCTGTCCTTCGGTTTCGTGGGTTTGAATGAGATGCTCTTATCCCATTGTGGTGCAGGTATAGATGACGAAGATGCCAGGAATCTGGGATTAAAGGTTATCAAGTTCATGAATCAGCGTGCTAATGAGCTGAAGGATGAAACTGGGTACCGGTGGACAGTGCTGCAAACTCCGGCAGAATCCACAGCTTACAGATTTGCCACATTGGACCGGGAAAAATTCCAGAATGATGTCATCACCCAGGGAGACCAACAGGCAGCATATTACACTAACAGTAGCCACGTTCCAGTTAACTCTGATGTGAATTTAGCGGAAAAAATCCGTATAGAAGGAAAATTCCACCCACTAACCCTGGGCGGCCACATATTCCATGCATTCATGGGAGAAGCACACAGTGACCCACAATCACTCATGAGCCTCACAGACAAAATAGCCAGAAAATCGGATATAGGTTTCTGGGCATACAGTAGCGCCCTCAGTTTCTGCATAAAATGTAAAACCCTGATGAAAGGACTCCAAAACCAGTGTGCTACATGTGGAGAACAAAAAGAGGTAGAATGGTACGATCGTATCACAGGTTACGTGCAACAAGTCGGACGCTCCAAATCCGCCAGCGGAGGATGGAATCCGGGAAAAATGAAGGAGTTACAGGATAGGAGAAGGTATTAA